One Streptomyces fagopyri DNA window includes the following coding sequences:
- a CDS encoding LLM class flavin-dependent oxidoreductase produces MSLRLSTVILPYLRWHEGGRSAWQRAEQLGFHTAFTYDHLSWRTFRDGPWFGAVPTLTAAAAVTDRLRLGTLVTSPNFRHPVTLAKELISLDDISAGRVTLGIGAGGTGFDATALGQDPWTPRERADRLAEFVPLLDRLLTEDSVTSEGTFYSAHEARNIPGCAQRPRLPFAVAATGPRGLRLAARHGQAWVTTGDPKLYETGTPEQSVQAIRGQAGKLADACAEIGRDAAELDKILLTGFTPDRGRPLESLDAFVDFAGRHAELGITDIVIHWPIPDSDFAADEKVFERIAMEAPAQLR; encoded by the coding sequence ATGAGTCTGCGTCTGAGCACCGTGATCCTGCCGTACCTCCGCTGGCACGAGGGCGGACGTTCCGCCTGGCAGCGCGCGGAGCAGTTGGGCTTCCACACGGCGTTCACCTACGACCACCTCTCCTGGCGGACCTTCCGGGACGGCCCCTGGTTCGGAGCCGTGCCGACGCTCACCGCCGCGGCCGCCGTCACCGACCGCCTCCGGCTGGGCACACTCGTGACCTCGCCGAACTTCCGGCACCCCGTCACCCTGGCCAAGGAACTGATCTCCCTCGACGACATCTCCGCGGGACGGGTCACCCTGGGCATCGGCGCGGGCGGCACCGGCTTCGACGCCACGGCGCTCGGCCAGGACCCCTGGACCCCGCGCGAGCGCGCCGACCGCCTCGCCGAGTTCGTACCGCTGCTCGACCGCCTCCTCACCGAGGACTCCGTCACGTCCGAGGGCACCTTCTACTCCGCGCACGAGGCCCGCAACATCCCCGGCTGCGCCCAGCGCCCCCGGCTGCCCTTCGCGGTGGCCGCCACCGGTCCGCGCGGGCTGAGGCTCGCCGCCCGGCACGGCCAGGCCTGGGTGACCACCGGGGACCCGAAGCTGTACGAAACGGGGACCCCCGAACAGTCGGTTCAAGCCATTCGTGGACAGGCCGGGAAGCTCGCCGACGCCTGCGCCGAGATCGGCCGTGACGCGGCCGAGCTCGACAAGATCCTGCTCACCGGCTTCACCCCCGACCGCGGCCGTCCGCTGGAGTCCCTCGACGCGTTCGTCGACTTCGCGGGCCGCCACGCCGAGCTGGGCATCACCGACATCGTGATCCACTGGCCCATTCCCGACTCGGACTTCGCGGCCGACGAGAAGGTCTTCGAACGCATCGCCATGGAGGCCCCGGCGCAGCTGCGCTGA
- a CDS encoding RNA 2'-phosphotransferase, which translates to MDERRTVKVSKYLSKHLRHQPERIGLTLGEGGWVEIDTLITAAASHGFRFTRAELDHVVATNDKRRFAVEGTRIRASQGHSVEVDLGLPPATPPAHLYHGTVAPHLDAIRAEGLRPMNRHDVHLSPDRETATRVGARRGRPVVLGVDAGAMHRDGHVFRVSANGVWLTEAVPPAYLRFPGPH; encoded by the coding sequence ATGGATGAAAGACGTACCGTGAAGGTGTCGAAGTACCTCTCGAAGCATCTGCGGCACCAGCCCGAACGGATCGGACTCACCCTGGGCGAGGGAGGCTGGGTCGAGATCGACACGTTGATCACGGCGGCCGCGTCGCACGGGTTCCGGTTCACGCGCGCGGAGCTCGACCACGTGGTGGCCACGAACGACAAACGGCGCTTCGCCGTGGAGGGCACACGCATTCGCGCCAGCCAGGGCCACTCCGTCGAGGTCGACCTCGGTCTGCCGCCCGCGACCCCGCCGGCGCACCTCTACCACGGGACCGTGGCACCCCACCTGGACGCGATCCGCGCCGAGGGCCTGCGGCCCATGAACCGGCACGACGTCCATCTGTCCCCGGACCGCGAGACCGCCACCCGTGTCGGCGCCCGCCGCGGGCGCCCGGTGGTGCTCGGCGTGGACGCCGGCGCCATGCACCGCGACGGCCATGTCTTCCGGGTCAGCGCGAACGGGGTGTGGCTCACCGAGGCCGTGCCCCCGGCGTATCTGCGGTTCCCCGGCCCGCACTGA